The stretch of DNA CACCTCGCACCAGGGGAGCGGCGGCCGTTCCGCCCTGACCTGCCGGTTCCGTTGTGGTGATGCCTGCTTCCACGAGGTGCCCAACACCAGTGACAACGAGTACGTCGGTGACGTCATAGCCGGAGCGCTCAGCCGCCGTTCCATGATGCGGGCCGCCGCGGTCGTGACCGTGGCGACCGCCGCGGGCGGCGCCGTCGTCGCGGGTCCCGCCGCCCCGGAAGCGGCTGCCGCACCCGTTAAACCGTCGTCGCACAAGAGCAAAAAGGGGGCGCGCGGTCTCCGCTTCACGCCCGTCGCGCCCAACACCACCGACTCCGTCACGATCCCGGACGGCTACGCCCAGAACGTCGTCATCCGCTGGGGCGAACCCATCCTCCGCGGCGCCCCCGCCTTCGACGCGGACAAGCAGACCGCGAAGGCGCAGGCCGGACAGTTCGGGTACAACAACGACTTCCTCTCCCTCCTGCCGCTGCACCGCGAGCGCGGGCGCCAGGTTCTCGTGGCCAATCACGAGTACACCGACGAGATTTTGATGTTCAAGGGGTATGACGCCGCCAACCCCACCCGTGAGCAGGTCGAGATCGCCTGGGCCGCGCACGGCCTCTCCGTCGTGGTCGTCGAGGAGGAGCGCAAGAGCGGCAAGCTGACCGCCGTCAGCCGCCACCAGCTCAACCGCCGCCTCACCGCCACCAGCGAGTTCCGGCTCACCGGACCCGCCGCGGGCAGCGAGTACGTCCGTACGAAGGCCGACCCGCGCGGCACCAAGGTCCTCGGCACGCTCAACAACTGCGCGGGCGGCACCACCCCGTGGGGCACGACCCTGCACGGCGAGGAGAACTTCAACCAGTACTTCGCCAACGCGGAGAAGGTCACCGAGCCCACCGCCGCCGCGCGCCTCAAGCGCTACGGAGTCATCGGCGCCGCGTCCGAGAGGAAATGGGAGCGGTTCGACGATCGCTTCGACCTGGTCAAGGAGCCCAACGAGGCCAACCGCTTCGGCTGGGTCGTCGAACTCGACCCGTACGACCCCGACTCGACCCCGCGCAAGCGCACCGCGCTCGGCCGCTTCAAGCACGAGGCCGCGCAGCCGCGCCTCACGCGCGACGGCCGTCCGGTGGTCTACATGGGCGACGACGAGAAGTTCGACTACTTCTACAAGTTCGTCAGCAGCAAGCGCGTCGCCAAGGGGCAGTCGCGGGCCGCGCACGAGCACAACCTCACGCTCCTCGACGAGGGCACCCTGTACGTCGCCAAGCTGACCGGCGACTCCCCCGCGGCCGAGATCGACGGGACCGGAAAGCTGCCCGCCGACGGGGAGTTCGACGGCAGCGGCGTCTGGATCCCGCTCGCCACCGCGGGCCCCAAGGGCCACGCCGTCTCGCACGTCGACGGCATGAGTGCCGAAGAGGTGTACGTCTTCACGCGCCAGGCCGGTGACAAGGTCGGCGCCACGAAGATGGACCGCCCCGAGGACATCGAGCCGTCGCCGCACACCGGCAAGGTGTACGTCGCGCTCACGAACAACTCCGACCGCGGCAAGGCGGGCAAGGCCGGAGCCGACGAGGCCAACCCGCGCAACCTCAACAAGCACGGGCAGATCCTGGAGCTGACCGAGCGCTACAACCGGCCGGAGTCGACCACTTTCGCCTGGTCGCTCTTCCTCGTCGCAGGCGACCCGGAGGACCCGGCCACGTACTTCGCGGGCTTCCCGAAGGACAAGGTCAGCCCGATCTCCTGCCCGGACAACGTCGCCTTCGACCCGCACGGCAACCTGTGGATCTCGACGGACGGCAACCAACTCGGCTCGCACGACGGCCTGTTCGGCGTCGCGACCAAGGGTGACAGGCGCGGTGAGCTCAAGCAGTTCCTGACCATGCCGAAGGGTGCGGAGACCTGTGGCCCGCTGGTCCAGGACCGCCGCGTGATCGTCTCCGTGCAGCACCCGGGCGAGATCGACGGCGCGTCCGTCGAGAAGCCCGCGAGCGCGTGGCCCGACGGTCCCGGGAAGCTCGTCCGTCCTGCGGTCGTGTCCGTGTGGCGCAAGGACGGCAGCGACATCGGCGTCTGAGACGCGGCTCCTCCGGGACGTACGTAACGGGGGCACCCCGCGCCTGCGGGGTGCCCCCGTCGTCGTA from Streptomyces sp. BA2 encodes:
- a CDS encoding alkaline phosphatase PhoX; this translates as MRKLLPIITSHQGSGGRSALTCRFRCGDACFHEVPNTSDNEYVGDVIAGALSRRSMMRAAAVVTVATAAGGAVVAGPAAPEAAAAPVKPSSHKSKKGARGLRFTPVAPNTTDSVTIPDGYAQNVVIRWGEPILRGAPAFDADKQTAKAQAGQFGYNNDFLSLLPLHRERGRQVLVANHEYTDEILMFKGYDAANPTREQVEIAWAAHGLSVVVVEEERKSGKLTAVSRHQLNRRLTATSEFRLTGPAAGSEYVRTKADPRGTKVLGTLNNCAGGTTPWGTTLHGEENFNQYFANAEKVTEPTAAARLKRYGVIGAASERKWERFDDRFDLVKEPNEANRFGWVVELDPYDPDSTPRKRTALGRFKHEAAQPRLTRDGRPVVYMGDDEKFDYFYKFVSSKRVAKGQSRAAHEHNLTLLDEGTLYVAKLTGDSPAAEIDGTGKLPADGEFDGSGVWIPLATAGPKGHAVSHVDGMSAEEVYVFTRQAGDKVGATKMDRPEDIEPSPHTGKVYVALTNNSDRGKAGKAGADEANPRNLNKHGQILELTERYNRPESTTFAWSLFLVAGDPEDPATYFAGFPKDKVSPISCPDNVAFDPHGNLWISTDGNQLGSHDGLFGVATKGDRRGELKQFLTMPKGAETCGPLVQDRRVIVSVQHPGEIDGASVEKPASAWPDGPGKLVRPAVVSVWRKDGSDIGV